The proteins below come from a single Fibrobacter sp. UWB4 genomic window:
- a CDS encoding phosphatase PAP2 family protein: protein MFRKIIEFDNRVSAYWTNRHFSEKTNRWLRLYVRLGDGYIWALFIVFLIWKVGWDSFLPILWQALVSLALSLLIYWVVKLKVKRSRPFDAIPHITAEVPPLDKYSFPSGHTMNNLAVASTVFYCVPQYGWFMILLPFTWGLLRVYFGVHWISDILGGFLLGILSFALGHAIWVPLSAAIAG, encoded by the coding sequence ATGTTTAGGAAAATTATAGAATTTGATAACCGGGTGTCGGCTTATTGGACAAACCGCCACTTTTCGGAAAAGACGAACCGCTGGCTTCGTCTTTATGTGCGCCTGGGAGATGGTTACATTTGGGCACTTTTCATTGTGTTTCTTATTTGGAAAGTCGGGTGGGATAGTTTCCTCCCGATCCTCTGGCAGGCGCTGGTATCGCTTGCGTTGAGCCTCCTGATTTACTGGGTGGTGAAGCTGAAGGTCAAGCGCTCGCGTCCGTTTGATGCCATTCCGCATATTACCGCCGAGGTGCCGCCGCTGGACAAGTATAGCTTCCCGTCTGGGCATACGATGAACAATCTGGCCGTTGCGAGTACAGTGTTTTATTGTGTACCTCAGTATGGCTGGTTCATGATTCTCTTGCCGTTTACATGGGGCCTTTTGCGCGTGTACTTTGGCGTTCATTGGATTTCGGATATCCTGGGCGGGTTCTTGCTTGGAATCTTGAGCTTTGCTCTTGGACATGCTATCTGGGTTCC